Proteins co-encoded in one Halorussus vallis genomic window:
- a CDS encoding HalOD1 output domain-containing protein, giving the protein MSKSDTNDDAGTASRLTDVRGQTGTYHAYHDPSGETGLSETVIEAIADVANVDPTTTIIPLAEHVDPDALDALFDGRGASGGYSQVRLSLCGLEVVAHADGHVRIRNAPVPEDDR; this is encoded by the coding sequence GTGTCCAAAAGCGATACGAATGACGACGCCGGAACCGCTTCCAGACTGACGGACGTTCGCGGCCAGACCGGAACGTACCACGCGTACCATGACCCGTCGGGCGAGACGGGGCTCAGCGAGACGGTCATCGAGGCCATCGCCGATGTCGCGAACGTGGACCCGACGACGACGATCATCCCGCTGGCCGAACACGTCGACCCCGATGCGCTCGACGCGCTGTTCGACGGGCGGGGCGCGTCCGGGGGCTACTCGCAGGTACGGCTCTCGCTGTGCGGACTGGAGGTCGTCGCGCACGCCGACGGCCACGTCCGGATTCGGAACGCGCCGGTACCGGAGGACGACCGGTAG
- a CDS encoding DUF7503 family protein, translating into MTDTTLRDRIAANPRLAGVLLAALALLAQAGSAAASGVAVIFGP; encoded by the coding sequence ATGACAGACACGACCCTTCGCGACCGGATCGCAGCGAATCCCCGGTTGGCCGGCGTCCTGCTCGCCGCGCTGGCGCTGCTCGCGCAAGCGGGGAGCGCCGCCGCGAGCGGCGTCGCGGTCATCTTCGGCCCCTAG